Proteins found in one Rahnella aceris genomic segment:
- the rpsC gene encoding 30S ribosomal protein S3, which translates to MGQKVHPNGIRLGIVKPWNSTWYANTKDFADNLDGDFKVRQFLTKELAKASVSRIVIERPAKSIRVTIHTARPGIVIGKKGEDVEKLRKVVADIAGVPAQINIAEVRKPELDAKLVADSITSQLERRVMFRRAMKRAVQNAMRLGAKGIKVEVSGRLGGAEIARTEWYREGRVPLHTLRADIDYNTSEAHTTYGVIGVKVWIFKGEILGGMAAVEQPEPAAQPKKQQRKGRK; encoded by the coding sequence ATGGGTCAGAAAGTACATCCTAATGGTATTCGACTGGGTATTGTCAAACCTTGGAACTCTACTTGGTATGCAAATACCAAAGATTTCGCTGACAACCTGGACGGCGACTTTAAAGTTCGTCAGTTCCTGACTAAGGAATTGGCGAAAGCTTCCGTTTCTCGCATCGTTATCGAGCGTCCAGCGAAGAGCATCCGTGTGACTATTCACACTGCTCGTCCTGGCATCGTTATCGGCAAGAAAGGCGAAGATGTCGAAAAACTGCGTAAGGTCGTAGCGGATATCGCTGGCGTTCCTGCGCAGATTAACATCGCCGAAGTCCGTAAACCGGAACTGGACGCAAAATTGGTTGCTGACAGCATCACTTCACAGCTGGAACGTCGTGTTATGTTCCGTCGTGCTATGAAGCGTGCAGTACAGAACGCAATGCGTCTTGGCGCTAAAGGTATCAAAGTTGAAGTAAGCGGCCGTCTTGGCGGTGCTGAAATCGCGCGTACTGAATGGTACCGTGAAGGTCGTGTTCCGTTGCACACTCTGCGTGCGGATATCGATTACAACACATCTGAAGCGCACACCACTTACGGTGTAATCGGCGTTAAGGTATGGATCTTCAAAGGTGAGATCCTGGGTGGTATGGCTGCAGTTGAACAACCGGAACCGGCTGCTCAACCTAAAAAGCAGCAGCGTAAAGGCCGCAAGTAA
- the rplV gene encoding 50S ribosomal protein L22, producing the protein METIAKHRHARSSAQKVRLVADLIRGKKVSQALETLAYTNKKAAGLVKKVLESAIANAEHNDGADIDDLKVTKIFVDEGPSMKRIMPRAKGRADRILKRTSHITVVVSDR; encoded by the coding sequence ATGGAAACTATCGCTAAACATCGCCACGCTCGTTCTTCTGCTCAGAAGGTTCGCCTTGTTGCTGACCTGATTCGCGGTAAGAAAGTGTCGCAAGCTCTGGAAACTCTGGCCTATACCAACAAGAAAGCTGCTGGTCTGGTTAAGAAGGTACTGGAGTCTGCCATTGCTAACGCAGAACACAACGATGGCGCTGACATCGATGATCTGAAAGTCACGAAGATTTTCGTAGACGAAGGCCCAAGCATGAAGCGCATTATGCCGCGTGCTAAAGGTCGTGCAGATCGCATTCTGAAGCGCACCAGCCACATTACTGTGGTTGTGTCCGATCGCTGA
- the rpsS gene encoding 30S ribosomal protein S19, with amino-acid sequence MPRSLKKGPFIDLHLLKKVEKAVESGDKKPLRTWSRRSTIFPNMIGLTIAVHNGRQHVPVFVSDEMVGHKLGEFAPTRTYRGHAADKKAKKR; translated from the coding sequence ATGCCACGTTCTCTCAAGAAAGGTCCTTTTATTGACCTGCACTTGCTGAAGAAGGTAGAGAAAGCGGTGGAAAGCGGTGACAAGAAGCCTTTGCGCACTTGGTCCCGTCGTTCAACGATCTTTCCTAACATGATCGGTTTGACCATCGCTGTCCATAATGGTCGTCAGCACGTACCAGTATTTGTTTCCGATGAAATGGTCGGTCACAAACTGGGTGAATTCGCGCCGACTCGTACTTATCGCGGCCATGCGGCTGATAAAAAAGCTAAAAAGCGCTAA
- the rplB gene encoding 50S ribosomal protein L2 — MAIVKCKPTSPGRRHVVKVVNPELHKGKPYAPLLEKLSKSGGRNNNGRITTRHIGGGHKQHYRLVDFKRNKDGIAAVVERLEYDPNRSANIALVLYKDGERRYILAPKGLKVGDQIQSGVDAAIKTGNTLPMRNIPVGSTVHNVEMKPGKGGQMARSAGAYVQIVARDGSYVTLRLRSGEMRKVQVDCRATLGEVGNSEHMLRVLGKAGAARWRGIRPTVRGTAMNPVDHPHGGGEGRNFGKHPVTPWGVQTKGKKTRSNKRTDKFIVRRRSKK; from the coding sequence ATGGCAATTGTTAAATGTAAACCTACATCTCCGGGTCGTCGCCACGTTGTTAAAGTGGTTAACCCTGAGCTGCACAAGGGTAAACCTTATGCTCCGCTGCTTGAAAAACTGAGCAAAAGCGGTGGCCGTAACAACAATGGCCGTATCACCACCCGTCATATCGGTGGTGGCCACAAACAGCATTATCGTCTGGTTGACTTCAAACGCAACAAAGATGGTATCGCTGCAGTGGTTGAGCGTCTGGAGTACGATCCGAACCGTTCCGCGAATATCGCGCTGGTTCTGTACAAAGACGGCGAACGCCGTTACATCCTGGCGCCGAAAGGCCTGAAAGTGGGTGACCAGATCCAATCTGGTGTTGATGCTGCAATCAAGACAGGTAACACCCTGCCTATGCGCAACATTCCAGTAGGTTCAACGGTTCATAACGTAGAAATGAAACCAGGTAAAGGCGGCCAGATGGCTCGCTCAGCCGGTGCCTACGTTCAGATCGTTGCTCGTGACGGTTCCTACGTAACTCTGCGTCTGCGCTCTGGCGAAATGCGTAAAGTTCAAGTTGATTGCCGCGCCACCTTAGGTGAAGTCGGTAACTCTGAACATATGCTTCGCGTTCTGGGTAAAGCAGGTGCTGCTCGTTGGCGTGGTATTCGTCCTACCGTTCGCGGTACTGCGATGAACCCAGTCGATCACCCACACGGTGGTGGTGAAGGTCGTAACTTTGGTAAGCACCCGGTAACTCCATGGGGCGTTCAAACCAAAGGTAAGAAGACCCGTAGCAACAAGCGTACTGATAAATTCATTGTACGTCGCCGTAGCAAAAAATAA
- the rplW gene encoding 50S ribosomal protein L23: MIREERLLKVLRAPHVSEKASTAMEKNNTIVLKVAKDATKAEIKAAVSKLFEVEVEDVNTLLVKGKVKRHGQRVGRRSDWKKAYVTLKEGQNLDFISGAE; encoded by the coding sequence ATGATTCGTGAAGAACGTCTGCTGAAAGTGCTGCGCGCGCCGCACGTTTCTGAAAAAGCGTCTACTGCGATGGAAAAGAACAATACCATCGTTCTCAAAGTTGCCAAAGACGCGACTAAAGCGGAAATCAAAGCTGCGGTTTCGAAACTGTTTGAAGTCGAAGTCGAAGATGTGAACACCTTGCTGGTTAAAGGCAAAGTTAAACGTCACGGTCAGCGTGTTGGTCGTCGTAGCGACTGGAAAAAAGCTTACGTAACCCTGAAAGAAGGCCAGAATCTGGACTTCATCAGCGGCGCTGAGTAA
- the rplD gene encoding 50S ribosomal protein L4 — protein MELVVKDAQSALTVSETTFGRDFNEALVHQVVVAYAAGARQGTRAQKTRAEVTGSGKKPWRQKGTGRARSGSVKSPIWRSGGVTFAAKPQDHSQKVNKKMYRGALKSILSELVRQDRLIVVETFSVEAPKTKLLAQKLKDMALEDVLIVTGEVDENLFLAARNLYKVDVRDVAGIDPVSLIAFDKVVMTADAVKQVEEMLA, from the coding sequence ATGGAATTAGTAGTGAAAGACGCGCAGAGCGCGCTGACTGTTTCCGAAACTACCTTCGGGCGTGATTTCAATGAAGCGCTGGTACACCAGGTCGTTGTTGCTTATGCAGCAGGTGCCCGTCAAGGTACTCGCGCTCAGAAGACCCGTGCTGAAGTAACCGGTTCCGGTAAAAAACCTTGGCGTCAGAAAGGTACTGGCCGTGCGCGTTCAGGTTCTGTAAAGAGCCCGATCTGGCGTTCCGGTGGTGTAACCTTCGCTGCAAAGCCACAGGACCACAGTCAAAAAGTAAATAAAAAGATGTACCGCGGCGCGCTGAAAAGCATCCTGTCCGAACTGGTACGTCAAGATCGTTTGATCGTTGTCGAGACGTTCTCTGTAGAAGCGCCTAAAACTAAGCTGCTGGCACAGAAACTGAAAGACATGGCTCTGGAAGACGTGCTGATTGTAACTGGCGAAGTCGACGAGAATCTGTTCCTGGCCGCACGTAACCTGTACAAGGTTGACGTTCGCGATGTAGCAGGTATCGATCCAGTAAGCCTGATCGCCTTCGACAAAGTAGTTATGACTGCTGACGCTGTGAAGCAAGTTGAGGAGATGCTGGCATGA
- the rplC gene encoding 50S ribosomal protein L3 → MIGLVGKKVGMTRIFTEDGVSIPVTVIEIEANRVTQVKDLDNDGYRAVQVTTGSKKANRVTKPEAGHFAKAGVEAGRGLWEFRLAEGEEFTAGQNISVEIFADVKKVDVTGTSKGKGFAGTVKRWNFRTQDATHGNSLSHRVPGSIGQNQTPGKVFKGKKMAGQLGNERVTVQSLDVVRVDAERNLLLVKGAVPGATGGNLIVKPAVKA, encoded by the coding sequence ATGATTGGTTTAGTCGGTAAGAAAGTGGGTATGACTCGTATCTTCACTGAAGATGGCGTTTCTATCCCTGTAACCGTTATCGAAATTGAAGCAAACCGCGTTACTCAGGTCAAAGATCTGGACAACGACGGTTACCGCGCTGTGCAGGTTACTACTGGTAGCAAAAAAGCTAACCGTGTAACCAAACCAGAAGCGGGTCACTTCGCTAAAGCTGGCGTAGAAGCTGGCCGCGGTCTGTGGGAATTCCGCCTTGCAGAAGGTGAAGAGTTCACTGCAGGTCAGAACATTAGCGTTGAAATTTTCGCAGACGTTAAGAAAGTTGATGTTACCGGTACTTCTAAAGGTAAAGGTTTTGCTGGCACAGTTAAGCGCTGGAATTTCCGTACCCAAGACGCTACCCATGGTAACTCCTTGTCTCACCGTGTTCCGGGTTCTATCGGTCAGAACCAGACTCCGGGCAAAGTGTTCAAAGGCAAGAAAATGGCAGGCCAACTGGGTAACGAGCGTGTAACCGTTCAAAGCCTGGACGTAGTACGTGTTGACGCTGAGCGCAACCTGCTGCTGGTCAAGGGTGCTGTTCCGGGTGCTACCGGTGGCAACCTGATCGTTAAACCTGCTGTTAAGGCTTAA
- the rpsJ gene encoding 30S ribosomal protein S10: MQNQRIRIRLKAFDHRLIDQSTAEIVETAKRTGAQVRGPIPLPTRKERFTILISPHVNKDARDQYEIRTHKRLVDIVEPTEKTVDALMRLDLAAGVDVQISLG, encoded by the coding sequence ATGCAGAACCAAAGAATCCGTATCCGCCTGAAAGCGTTTGATCATCGTCTGATCGATCAATCAACTGCGGAAATCGTTGAGACTGCGAAGCGCACTGGTGCGCAAGTTCGTGGTCCAATCCCGCTGCCGACCCGCAAAGAGCGCTTTACCATCCTGATTTCTCCGCACGTCAATAAAGATGCGCGCGATCAGTATGAAATTCGCACTCACAAGCGTCTGGTTGACATCGTTGAGCCAACCGAGAAAACCGTTGATGCTCTGATGCGTCTGGATCTGGCTGCTGGTGTAGACGTGCAGATCAGCCTGGGTTAA
- a CDS encoding ExeA family protein, which produces MYRDYFNFVTLPFLEGNYFNNIRLLAAQDFILQKLSQGGIAIIGGNKGVGKTRLAHEIARKSQCRVLNLSAASLNGADSESLGQLLAFCFHLKKWQTLPASILTMRIAESFVHNEDPAEPWLVVIDNAENLTAESYEFLRTFKTYPQSLRVSFLLVEEHKGSKSRGRRHKMGLPYAVYSLSPMSLAETSDYLSQRMQSAGGEPTLFNKPLVKLLHTAAGGKFRLINELATDSLNSAYAEKTQSVTYRQMKVCLEARGLTPGKRKCLTFLIACYMLLGSVLGWTYLGYAKPYLPLLATFSERLHEIPAAAKKLSDVGSNERNGMRQLFQVWGYDVPTNDAFCDQAVRAQLTCKKGKATLETLVQDGIPWLSPITADKQTVYVTVVKVTDEELDILIKDETWTVQRSWFNEVWGGEYIQLFPQTPSGKNAINNTSPEADTAWLDMTLSKILNLPFGKTGQWDKDLIRKVKLFQQREGLIVDGRVGKGTLMQIAKRTGNMPVLLTEEEL; this is translated from the coding sequence ATGTACCGCGATTACTTTAATTTTGTCACGCTTCCCTTTTTGGAAGGTAATTATTTCAATAATATACGTTTGTTGGCCGCTCAGGATTTTATTCTGCAGAAGTTGAGTCAGGGAGGTATCGCGATAATCGGTGGTAACAAAGGTGTTGGTAAAACGCGACTGGCGCACGAGATTGCCAGAAAAAGTCAATGCCGGGTATTGAATTTAAGTGCAGCGTCTTTGAATGGCGCAGACAGTGAAAGCCTTGGACAATTACTAGCCTTTTGTTTTCATTTAAAGAAATGGCAAACATTACCAGCCTCGATTCTCACTATGCGAATTGCAGAATCCTTTGTCCACAATGAGGACCCCGCAGAGCCCTGGTTGGTCGTGATCGATAATGCTGAAAACCTCACGGCAGAAAGTTATGAGTTTTTACGTACATTCAAAACTTATCCACAATCTCTGCGTGTCTCATTCCTGCTAGTAGAAGAACATAAGGGGAGTAAAAGCCGCGGCAGGCGCCATAAGATGGGGCTACCATATGCGGTTTACTCTCTGTCTCCAATGAGTCTCGCAGAAACCTCGGACTATCTGTCCCAAAGGATGCAATCAGCCGGAGGGGAGCCAACCCTTTTTAACAAACCACTCGTTAAATTGTTGCACACTGCCGCTGGTGGTAAGTTTCGGCTTATTAATGAACTGGCAACAGACTCATTGAACAGCGCATATGCAGAAAAAACACAGTCAGTCACTTATCGGCAAATGAAAGTCTGCCTCGAAGCCCGAGGACTGACGCCTGGCAAAAGGAAATGTCTCACGTTTCTCATTGCGTGTTACATGCTTTTGGGCAGTGTTTTGGGATGGACTTATTTAGGCTATGCAAAGCCATACCTCCCGCTGTTGGCGACGTTTTCCGAAAGGCTGCATGAAATCCCTGCTGCGGCCAAAAAACTGAGTGATGTTGGAAGTAACGAGCGTAACGGAATGCGTCAGCTCTTTCAGGTGTGGGGTTATGACGTGCCAACTAATGATGCGTTCTGTGATCAGGCCGTCCGTGCACAGCTCACCTGTAAAAAGGGTAAGGCAACCTTAGAGACCTTAGTCCAGGACGGAATTCCCTGGTTAAGTCCGATTACAGCAGATAAACAGACCGTGTACGTTACCGTTGTGAAGGTCACTGATGAGGAGTTAGATATTCTTATTAAAGATGAGACGTGGACGGTTCAGCGCAGCTGGTTTAACGAAGTTTGGGGTGGCGAATATATTCAGTTATTCCCGCAGACTCCGAGCGGTAAAAACGCCATCAACAATACAAGCCCTGAAGCTGACACCGCTTGGTTAGATATGACACTGAGCAAAATCCTGAACCTGCCATTCGGTAAAACGGGTCAGTGGGACAAAGATTTGATCAGGAAGGTTAAATTATTCCAACAACGGGAAGGTCTTATTGTTGATGGAAGGGTAGGTAAGGGCACACTGATGCAAATCGCTAAACGTACCGGCAACATGCCCGTGCTGCTTACAGAAGAAGAGCTCTAG
- the gspC gene encoding type II secretion system protein GspC produces the protein MHAIWNKGHRPKLSLKTGMFIVITFILTMICCSTIAVTVLNSRESFGFLPKTSTDAKIFINIPGTLFEKRRNAVIKEVTRSPATSVKLPLFLKGVLTSTDSRRSLAILQGPTGQHSYREGEKLADVENAYLQSVKPDEVLIRTPKGTAILYLSDKAQDNKRPEPQKQRANKEHAKYLMHYLVANPVYKDEKLTGYRFNPKTSSNVYLRAGLIPGEFVIKINGQSLDDTATADKYIEQLASLRDVQLTVLRENQLQNIYINLATIETSLDTESHEEVH, from the coding sequence ATGCATGCCATCTGGAATAAAGGGCATCGGCCAAAGCTATCATTGAAGACAGGAATGTTTATTGTCATTACATTCATACTCACAATGATTTGTTGCTCAACAATCGCTGTTACTGTGCTAAATAGCAGGGAAAGTTTTGGGTTCCTGCCCAAGACCTCCACCGACGCCAAAATTTTTATCAATATACCCGGCACACTATTTGAAAAACGCAGAAATGCAGTGATTAAAGAGGTAACTCGATCACCAGCGACTAGCGTTAAGCTTCCCTTATTCCTTAAGGGAGTTCTGACAAGTACTGACAGTCGGCGCTCACTGGCTATTCTTCAAGGACCAACGGGTCAGCATAGTTACCGTGAAGGTGAAAAGCTTGCTGATGTGGAAAACGCTTACTTGCAGTCAGTAAAACCAGACGAAGTTTTAATACGCACCCCCAAGGGAACAGCGATTTTATACCTCAGTGATAAAGCTCAGGATAATAAACGCCCAGAACCACAAAAACAGAGGGCAAACAAAGAACACGCAAAATACTTAATGCATTATTTAGTTGCCAACCCCGTATATAAAGATGAGAAACTTACAGGTTATAGATTCAATCCCAAAACGAGCAGCAATGTTTATCTTAGAGCGGGACTTATTCCAGGCGAGTTCGTCATCAAAATAAATGGGCAATCTCTCGACGACACTGCAACAGCAGATAAATACATTGAACAACTGGCAAGCCTGAGGGATGTACAACTTACCGTTCTGAGAGAAAATCAACTTCAGAATATCTATATAAATCTAGCCACTATCGAAACATCGTTGGATACAGAAAGTCATGAAGAAGTTCATTAA
- the gspD gene encoding type II secretion system secretin GspD, with the protein MKKFINSLLVKACILFATLPGIVHAEEFTASFKGTDIKEFIDTVSKNLNKTILIDPSVQGTVSVRSYDVLNEEQYYQFFLSVLDVYGFAVIPMDNGLLKVVRSANAKMSGVPIADKNSPGKGDEIITRVVTLLNVPVRELAPLLRQMNDSTGVGNVVHYEPSNVLLLTGRASVVNRLIKLVERVDAMGDQQRQTIKLKYASAPEMAEMMNNLVREESKGQSSSILQAKIVADERTNTLIISGPEGVRSRAAKLVSQLDKDQSSQGNTRVFYLKYAKAEKIVPVLTGITEEMKEGKTAQPSGASNKPMSITADEQTNSIVITAQQDVMQSLEQVITKLDIRRAQVLVEAIIVEVQDGNGLNLGIQWSNNQVGGTQFTGTGAPISTVAAGVRQYKKEGIISSDNPLSSTLQTFNGMTAGFFSGDWNVLLTALSTSNKNDILATPSIVTLDNKEASFNVGQEVPSLSGSQTTSGDNIYSSVVYKTVGTKLKVTPQINEGDSVLMEIEQEVSSVDTSTNSSLGPTFNTRTISNAVLVRTGETVVLGGLLDDSTKETKSKVPLLGDIPWIGNLFRYTSTESAKRNLMVFIRPTIIRDDEVYSSISNKKYSHFQKIQKTRQDEDHQDLLTPNTRSILPDYPGNNVPKASISTTPDDGKPRNPFSG; encoded by the coding sequence ATGAAGAAGTTCATTAACTCTCTCCTAGTAAAGGCATGCATATTATTTGCCACACTTCCAGGGATTGTACACGCGGAAGAGTTTACTGCGAGCTTTAAGGGCACGGATATTAAAGAGTTTATTGATACGGTAAGTAAAAATCTGAATAAAACTATCCTTATCGATCCATCCGTGCAGGGAACTGTTTCTGTCAGAAGTTATGATGTTTTGAATGAAGAACAATACTATCAATTTTTTCTCAGCGTGCTGGATGTCTATGGTTTTGCTGTGATCCCCATGGATAACGGGCTACTGAAGGTCGTACGTTCAGCGAATGCGAAAATGTCTGGCGTGCCCATTGCAGACAAAAACAGCCCCGGTAAGGGAGATGAAATTATCACCCGCGTCGTAACGCTTCTTAATGTGCCGGTCAGAGAGTTGGCACCTTTGCTTCGCCAGATGAATGACAGTACCGGAGTAGGGAATGTTGTTCATTACGAACCTTCCAATGTTTTGCTTCTGACGGGCCGGGCATCTGTGGTCAACCGGCTTATTAAGCTTGTCGAACGCGTTGACGCGATGGGTGACCAGCAAAGGCAAACCATTAAACTAAAATATGCTTCTGCCCCGGAAATGGCTGAGATGATGAACAACCTGGTTCGCGAGGAATCTAAAGGACAATCATCGTCCATATTACAAGCCAAAATCGTCGCGGATGAGAGAACCAACACCCTAATCATCAGCGGGCCAGAAGGCGTGCGCAGCCGCGCAGCAAAACTGGTTAGTCAGCTTGATAAAGACCAGTCATCTCAGGGCAATACGCGTGTTTTCTATCTGAAATATGCCAAAGCGGAAAAAATCGTTCCCGTACTTACTGGCATCACAGAAGAGATGAAAGAAGGCAAAACAGCTCAGCCTTCCGGCGCGTCTAACAAGCCGATGAGCATCACTGCAGATGAACAAACAAACTCCATCGTCATTACTGCACAGCAGGATGTGATGCAGTCACTCGAACAGGTCATCACCAAGCTCGATATCCGCCGTGCACAGGTGTTAGTCGAAGCCATTATTGTCGAAGTACAGGATGGCAACGGGCTTAATCTGGGTATCCAGTGGAGCAACAACCAGGTTGGCGGAACACAATTTACCGGAACCGGCGCGCCAATATCGACCGTTGCGGCCGGAGTTCGCCAGTACAAAAAAGAGGGCATTATCAGCAGCGATAATCCTCTGAGCAGCACTTTGCAGACCTTCAATGGCATGACCGCAGGCTTCTTTAGCGGTGACTGGAACGTCTTACTCACTGCGTTATCCACCAGTAATAAAAACGATATTCTTGCTACCCCAAGCATTGTCACTCTCGATAATAAAGAAGCCTCATTCAACGTCGGTCAGGAAGTCCCCTCCCTGTCCGGCTCACAAACCACATCTGGCGATAACATTTATAGCAGCGTGGTTTACAAAACCGTCGGCACAAAATTAAAGGTCACTCCGCAGATCAATGAAGGTGACTCTGTGCTGATGGAAATCGAACAGGAAGTTTCCAGCGTTGATACTTCAACTAACTCTAGTCTTGGCCCGACCTTCAATACCCGAACCATTTCCAATGCCGTGCTGGTTCGTACGGGTGAAACTGTAGTCCTGGGCGGTTTGCTGGATGACAGTACCAAAGAAACCAAATCCAAAGTTCCTCTGTTGGGTGATATTCCGTGGATAGGCAATTTGTTCCGCTATACCAGCACTGAATCAGCAAAACGTAATCTGATGGTGTTTATCAGGCCGACCATTATTCGTGATGATGAGGTTTACTCTTCCATTTCCAATAAGAAATATTCGCACTTTCAAAAAATTCAAAAAACGCGTCAGGATGAGGACCATCAGGATCTGCTCACGCCAAATACTCGTTCTATTTTGCCTGACTATCCTGGGAACAATGTGCCAAAAGCATCCATATCCACCACGCCTGATGACGGCAAACCTCGTAATCCGTTTAGTGGATAA
- the gspE gene encoding type II secretion system ATPase GspE, producing the protein MNSDNEVLYRPVVEQASPVLPYTYAKQKGVTLLDNVLFCRQDISVETLLEVRRIMGEITAVEIVETTLFDEKLSATYQRSSGESQQIIDDIDNEVDLLSLSEELPDNEDLLASDENSPIIRLINAVLSEAVKEGASDIHIETFERMLSIRFRIDGVLRQILQPARKLAPFLVSRIKVMAKLDIAEKRLPQDGRISLRIGHRAIDIRVSTIPAQYGERVVMRLLDKNNLCLEIPQLGLSPQDEQQLSALIRKPHGIILVTGPTGSGKSTTLYAVLSALNNNERNILTVEDPIEYELEGVGQTQVNPRVEMTFALGLRAILRQDPDVVMVGEIRDNETAQIAVQASLTGHLVMSTLHTNSAVGAITRLRDMGLEPFLLASSLLGVVAQRLVRRLCPHCTRQSPLDVSHIPLFHFLPEPPATVFKAVGCSQCHFTGYKGRVAIHECMVVDNAIRQAIHENQDEFSIENIHRKTARSLRENGLLKTISGETTLEEVIRVTAEQEIATRGTPS; encoded by the coding sequence ATGAACAGTGATAACGAAGTGCTATATAGACCCGTTGTGGAACAAGCCTCCCCTGTTCTGCCTTATACCTACGCCAAACAAAAAGGCGTAACGCTGCTTGATAACGTGCTTTTTTGCCGACAGGACATTTCAGTGGAAACACTGCTCGAAGTACGTCGGATCATGGGTGAAATAACGGCGGTCGAAATAGTGGAAACGACATTGTTCGATGAAAAGTTATCAGCAACCTACCAGCGTAGCAGCGGCGAGTCACAACAAATCATTGATGATATCGATAACGAGGTCGATCTTCTGTCTTTGTCTGAGGAATTACCTGATAACGAAGACTTACTGGCCAGTGATGAAAATTCGCCGATCATCCGTCTTATTAATGCGGTGCTTTCTGAAGCAGTCAAAGAGGGTGCTTCGGATATCCATATCGAAACCTTCGAACGCATGCTCAGTATTCGGTTTCGTATCGATGGCGTCTTACGGCAAATCCTGCAACCGGCTCGCAAGCTGGCACCGTTCTTGGTATCGCGCATCAAGGTGATGGCGAAACTGGATATCGCTGAAAAACGTTTACCTCAGGATGGTCGCATTTCGTTACGTATCGGTCACCGGGCGATTGATATCCGCGTATCGACCATTCCAGCTCAATATGGTGAGCGTGTGGTGATGCGCCTTTTGGATAAAAATAATTTATGTCTTGAGATTCCACAACTTGGTCTGTCTCCACAGGACGAACAACAGCTATCGGCATTAATCCGTAAACCTCACGGGATCATTCTGGTCACCGGGCCGACCGGTTCAGGTAAAAGCACGACTCTGTACGCAGTTCTTTCTGCACTCAACAATAACGAGCGTAACATTCTTACTGTCGAAGACCCGATTGAGTATGAACTGGAGGGCGTGGGGCAAACGCAAGTTAACCCCCGTGTAGAAATGACATTTGCGCTCGGTTTGCGGGCGATTTTGCGTCAGGACCCGGATGTAGTCATGGTCGGTGAGATCCGCGACAATGAAACAGCTCAAATCGCGGTGCAGGCTTCACTGACCGGCCATCTGGTGATGTCAACATTGCATACAAATAGTGCCGTCGGTGCCATTACCCGTTTACGGGATATGGGTCTGGAGCCCTTCCTTCTCGCCTCCTCATTATTAGGCGTGGTGGCTCAGCGACTCGTGCGACGCCTTTGCCCGCATTGTACCCGACAGTCCCCGTTAGATGTGTCTCACATTCCTTTATTCCACTTTCTGCCTGAACCACCAGCCACTGTTTTTAAAGCCGTCGGATGTTCTCAATGCCATTTCACGGGCTATAAAGGCAGGGTGGCTATCCACGAATGCATGGTTGTTGATAACGCTATACGTCAGGCTATTCATGAGAATCAGGATGAATTTTCCATTGAGAACATTCATCGCAAAACTGCCCGAAGCTTGCGGGAAAATGGACTGCTTAAAACCATTAGCGGCGAGACTACGCTGGAAGAAGTGATCAGAGTTACTGCCGAACAAGAGATAGCGACACGGGGAACGCCCTCATGA